CTCTATTCTACTTTCATTCTAGTTAAGTCTGATCCAGCATTCATTACCTCCTCAACAGTCTCCCTATCTGCCCTTAGTCATTAGAGAAGTCAAGCTGCAACTTACAGGGTTGTGGCTTTGGGCAGCCTAGTGGATCCTGTTCTGCGCATTAGTACATTATCATAcctttcattttctgaaaggTTCTTGCTACCTTTGATGTCCTGGAAAATCTATTTCAAATAATCTCCTAAATTGTTTTATACATGAAAATGGAGACTGACATTTGCAAATAGAGAAAGTACATAAACAGGCAAACCTCTCCATGAAACACTTTAGAATTCTGGCTACCTAGCTATCCAAGTTAAAtatcagttaaaaacaaaagggTAAATATTATAGAATTATGTGTAAAAGGTCAAAGCCTGAAACGCCATCCCTAAAGTTAAAACTCTTTGCTAAATAGGCAAGAATGACTGGCATCTGGTGACAATAACTGAATTCACCCCATCTCTATCCTCATTACGTTGCTGTCGGGTAtagatttttgtcattttgggCACCTGAAGCTTCTACTCCTTTTGTCCTAGGGAGGGGTCACGTTATCTCTGTTCTTTCAGAATCTAAGCCAGTCAGCCTCAGAGCCCATGGGAGAGTTTGGGAAGGGGATGCCAGAAAACTTAGGACTGCTGTCAACGCTATACTTGAAACTCATTTGTGGTCATTTATTACAAGTTCACAAGTAAAGGCTTCTTTTGACATATTCAACACAGCTCTGCAGGACAGGTACTTACACAAGAGTCAAAACGAAAAACTCCTTCTGGCAGTTTTATTCGTATATTAATTCTCAGTAGCCTAGTCTGACATGACATCCCTCTCTGGAAAGGTTTTGTGGCTCAGAAAATGGTGGATAACTGGCCAACTGGTTCCAGCCTTTTTCTCCTTATGTGACAAAGACATGGATTTCTCTGAAGGACCTGGCCTCTGACTAGAGTGGGCAAGTCACAAGTCCTGGCTGAACTTGATGACTTTTCAACCTAGCCACAACCTGGTCTTGGATTATCCTGTTACTTCTGTGAAAAAAGTACCTCAGGTGACCCACAGTAGATCACGTACAGGAACAAGGTAAGCCAAGCCAAGGTACTGAAGCCTAAGAGGCTGCTCATTTCTAACTTTTCAAGAAATGGGCCTCTTTTATGAATGGGCCTCCAGTCAACACTAACCAGTGTAGAATATCTTTTTACTAAAAGTGTCTTTTCCCACAAAGAAAGCTACCTGTCTCCTCATGCTTATTTCAAAATTCCCTTCCTCAGAGTAGTTCCTGTTTGGGATTAGGACAAATTTGGCTGATCAATTCTTAAAATCTATGCATGATCCACTTGTTAGAGCAGTGGAGAGAATAGAAGCTATAGGCCAGTCCAGCTGGCTTTGTATCCTTGCCTGTCCACTTCTCAGCAGacagccttgggcaagttatttaaaatttttgtgcctatttcctcatcttcaaaatgCAGAATGATAGGAGTGCTCACCTTACAAGGTTACAGCGAGAGTGAAGTGAGTTAATTCAGGTAAAGTGTATAAAACAGAACAagttgctggggatttaccccaaagatacagatgcaatgaaacgctgggacacctgcaccccagtgtttctagcagcaatgtccacaatagccaaactgtggaaggagcctcggtgtccatcgaaagatgaatggataaagaagatgtggtttatgtatataatggaatattactcagccattaaaaatgataaatacccaccatttgcttcaacgtggatggaactggagggtattatgctggtgaaatgagtcaatcggagaaggacaaacattatatgttctcattcatttggggaatataaataatagtggaagggagaagaaatgtgtgggaaatatcagaaagggagacagaacataaagactcctaactctgggaaacgaactaggggtggtggaaggggaggagggcgggggtaggggtgagtgggtgacaggcactgaggggggcacttgatgggatgagcactgggtgttattctgtatgttggcaaattgaacaccaataaaaaataaatttattattaaaaaaaaaacagaacaagtaAGGCCATAACTGATCAGTTAGCTATTAGTCTCATTTAGAAGTGTGAGAAGTTAGTACCCTTTTTAAAGTGGTAGTTGACTTTTTAGAATCAATCTAATCCTGAAGGAATGAGGTGGGAAAGAGGTAAAATAGGGCAGTAAAAGGGGAATCTTGGTTTTGGGTTGTGGGGAATGGCCTGGAGATGTGAGCCATGATAAAGGCTGTAATGGTGTCTTGAGGAATAGGTTCTGATTTCCAAAAGATAAGGCAGGAATGGCAGGGCTGTACTATAAATCTTTGGTATCTAAGGAACAATGATATTGGTAACTTTAAAAGGTGAAGGCAATGTAGGTAAACAAAGTGAGATAGCTAACCATATTTACCTGAACTATAGTTTCTCCTAGGGTTAACTGTGGCAGAACAGGATTAAATTAACTATAATTTTCACTGAAGCAGAAACTGTTGTCTTAGTACTCACAATGAGCTCTCAGTAAAGATGTGTTCAGTGGATTAGTAAGTAATGAATAAACAGCCCGAAGTCCATGCTGAACTTATTTGCTCCATAAAGCCGGCTTGACTAAATCCAATGATGGCCTTTAGACAGAGCTTTGGGGATGCAGCCACTTCCATGTGTTCCTCTCCCTCTTGCCGATTCAAGctctacaaaaaagaaaaaaaacaaaaaacggaaacagctttaaaaaatgtttaatatggaGCAAATCAAAACTGTGTCTTTATAGTTCCATTAAGGATGCTCCATACTTTTCTTGGGATCAACTATATATGGGATTCTTTAGGGTatagacaaatatttttcaagttttcttcagCAAGTcctctttgtttaaaatatatttttaactagaTGACGtcaattagggaaaaaaaaaaaaaaacatgaacactTCCATTAATGTGGCTATCAAGAAATGATCCCAAACAAAAAGTTTTTCTAGACTGTTTCTGGGGTATGTATTTAGATGAtctaaattatcttttaatattacaCTGAACATAATTTAGCACCCACCAGAAACAAGGTGCCAAAAGGAATGCTTTAGTAGCAATTAGTCAATTTTGACAACAGGAACTTAACAGACAAGCTAGAAATGTGAGTGTCCTTTGAACACAAAAAACAGTAAGAATAATCAAACAATAACAACCCCTGTGtgtggaaaataaatatgaatattaaaaatgatgccacataaaataaaaaaaatgatgccacaaaatagcaaatttaaattaaatataaataaagttaaaattggTGAAATAGTATTACTccttttatgaaataattaccaACTGCCTTTTTTGAATTATAGTGCCTAAACATTAGATCAGGGATCGGCAAACTCTTTCTGTAAAAGAGCAGTGAATATTTCAAGCTTTGCAGGCTAAGATGCCAAATTGAGCATAAAAAGTAAGTACTTGCATAGCACATAGAAAACAAGTTTCCAgtttttattaatgaaatttaTAATAATGATTACGATTTTTTTATAATACAGGTCTACTCATGAATGGATTTTTAGGGGGTACATTTTACTTAACTGAAGTTCAACTTTAGAGTTCCCTATCATACAATTAATTGCTTTTCTGTAAAAATCATTCCTAGCGACAAAAACAGGCTATTGGCTGAATTTTTGTCTGCTGGCTATATATAGACTGCTGATCTTTGGGTTAGATTCTTTGAAGACCAAGCAAAGCATTGCCCATAAAAGAGCAAATAATAGTTAACCAGTAACAACCCTTAGTACAGCTTTCCATGAGTTGTTATTAGGTCCTGGTACTGATGTAGTGTTCTAGTGTTCAAACCAAATCATAGGAACTCCTTAACATAAACTTGGAACATTTTAATAGTGATTGAGAATAATGTGAAAATGACAGTAAGTACCTTGACACAAAAGGAACCCAGCACAGAGCAGTATGAATTTAAAACAGCACAGAAAGGGGAAGTAAAGGGCTTTCTGAATGGGTAAGATAGAGGGGATTCCCTTTGTGTCAGTGGTAAAGAGTATAGCCTGTTCTTTCATGAGGAGCAACTGGAAATTTATATCTCATGATCATACCCAgaattgtatatatttgtgttCAAATTAACTgttagtaaaatgaaaataatttccattctaGAATCTACAGTGGCTTCAGTTCTTACCTATAAATTCCTTCACCAGCTTTATAAAGTCCTTAGAAACATCCTAAATATATTATGCGGTATCTTGGCCAGTTTATATGTTGGTACCTACTGCAgtaaagactcttttttttttttttttttttttaagattttacttatttatttgacagagagagagcacaagctgggggagcaggagagggagtagcaagctccctgctgagcagggagcccatgtagggctcaatcccagtaccctgggatcatgacctgagaaaggCAGACACTACTGAGCTACTCTGGTGCCCCTAGAGTTGAGATCCTGAGTTtcaaaattggggaaaaaaagaggagcagCTATGACCACACTCACTCATCTTCCTCTCTAATCAAATGCTTTATTACCATGACTTAAGTCTGTCTGTTATACAGGAATATCTTAATTTGTCCATACCCAGATTTTGCTTCACATATAGTAATTCATAAAATAAGATTCTTTGGCCTGGGACACTAACTTATTCATTTAAAAGCCTTTAATAGTTAATGTGagaatttaacttcttttttcatattttaatgtctCTAAGTAGAAGCATTCTTTTCAAGGAAAGGACTCAGGTAAAGAACTCAGACTCTACTTAGAGTCAAGCTACTGGGTTTGAGTCTCAATGCTACCCTATGTGCCCTGAggaaggttccttttttttttccttagtat
The Canis aureus isolate CA01 chromosome 7, VMU_Caureus_v.1.0, whole genome shotgun sequence genome window above contains:
- the LOC144317207 gene encoding uncharacterized protein LOC144317207 isoform X5, which translates into the protein MALDLLRRSAFSEVTQSPCILLSTGNTFKSLNRQEGEEHMEVAASPKLCLKAIIGFSQAGFMEQISSAWTSGCLFITY
- the LOC144317207 gene encoding uncharacterized protein LOC144317207 isoform X3; translated protein: MKGVSVDLLRRSAFSEVTQSPCILLSTGNTFKSLNRQEGEEHMEVAASPKLCLKAIIGFSQAGFMEQISSAWTSGCLFITY